In Marinobacter salinisoli, the DNA window TGCAGCGACATCCCGCCCCGGGTTTCGAGCCACAGGGCGCATCCGCCAGCTGAGCAAACCAGCCCCAGCCCGCAGTTCCCCACGGCACTCAACGGGGCGGTCGCCGATGACACTGGCCGACTAGATCGCGGCCATGGCGTAGCTTGGCTATACTTCTGCCCAGATAATCCCGGAGACGACAGGATCGCTGACGGCTGTTCAGATCTTGTTATTGGTTTTGAGCAAAGGCTGGAGCCCCATTGCATGAGCAAGGTCACACTCGACGGTAACCCCATAGAACTGAGCGGCCACTTCCCGGCCCCGGGTGAATACGCCCCTCCCTTCACCCTCACCAACAGTGCGCTGGAAGAAGTCAAACTTGAGAGCTGGGCGGGCAAGCGCAAGATCCTGAACATCATCCCCAGCATCGACACCAGCGTGTGCGCCACCTCCACACGCAAATTCAATGAACAGGCGAGCAACCTCGGTAACACCGTGGTGCTGGTGGTTTCTGCCGACCTGCCCTTTGCCGCTTCCCGGTATTGCGGGGCGGAGGGCCTGAAGAACGTCGTCACCCTGTCCACGTTCCGGAATTACGGCGTCCAGGAAGATTACGGTGTTGCCATTCAGGAAGGCCCGCTGGCCGGTCTCTGTAGCCGGGCCGTGGTGGTGCTGGACGAAAACAACCGGGTCCTGCACAGCCAGCTGGTGCCGGAGATCAAGGACGAGCCGGATTACGACGCCGCTCTGGAAGTGCTCTGAACCTGACGACTCACGAGAGTTTCCGGTGCCCGGCGCGGGTCGGGTCAGGATAACCCACGACCCCACTCCGGCAGGCAGGCACCGGCAGACCTGTTAGAATCCCTGCCCCATTTGCCAGCAGAGCCGTAATCCCGAATCGTGAGCAGCCTCCCCGAAAACGCCAGCCTGTCCCGTCAGCTCTATTCGATGACCTGGCCCATGCTGTTTGGCGTGCTGTCGCTCATGACCTTCCAGCTGGCCGACAGCGCCTTTATCGGTCAACTCGGGCGTGATCCGCTGGCGGCTCTTGGCTTCACCCTGCCCATGCAGCAACTGATCATCGGCCTGCAGGTTGGCCTGGGCATCGCCACCACGGCGATCATCTCCCGCACCCTGGGCGCGGGGGACGAGCTGCGGGCCCACCGGCTCGGTGGTCTGGTCATTACCGTCGGTGGCGCACTGGTATTGTTGCTCTGCCTGGGGCTGTGGCTGTTTCAGTCCCGGATCATGACCGCACTGGGGGCCGAGGCCGAACTGCTGCCCATGATCCGCAGCTACTGGGTTCCCTTTCTTATCTCAGCCTGGGTCGGCGCCCTGCTGTACTTCGGCTACAGCGTGTGCCGCTCCCACGGCGACACCAAGCTGCCCGGCTACATGATGATGGCCACCAGTCTGCTCAACATCGCCCTCGATCCGCTGTACATCTTTGTCTTCGACTGGGGGTTGCCCGGTGCCGCCTGGGCCACGGTAACCTCGTTTGCGCTCGGTTGCCTGGTGATTTACCCCAAAATCCTGAAACGCGGGTGGGCGCGTTTCGATCTGCGCCAGCTCGCGCTCGGACGGGCGCTGAAGGAACTCAATGGCATCATGGCCCCCGCCATGGTCAGCCAGCTGATGCCGCCACTCTCGGCCATGCTGGCCACCGCCCTGGTGGCCGGTTTTGGCTCAGCCGCGGTCGCGGCCTGGGGTCTGGGTACCCGTCTGGAGTTTTTCTCCATTGTGGTGGTGCTGGCCCTGACCATGTCGATGCCGCCCATGGTGGGCCGCATGCTCGGCGCCGGCGACATCGAACAGATCCGCAAACTGGTTCGGATCGGGGTTCGCTTCGTGGTGGTCTGGCAACTGGCCATCGGCCTGATCTGGCTTGCGGCGTCCGGCTTGGTGTCGGATCTGTTCACCAGCGATGAGCAGGTACAGGACATCCTGGCGGGGTATCTGGTGCGGGTGCCGCTCAGCTACGCTGGTCTGGGCGTCTGTATGCTGATGGTGTCCGTCTGCAATGCATTGGGTCTGGCCATGCGCGCCTTGCTGGTGTCGACCCTTCGGCTGTTCCTGTGCTTCCTGCCGCTTTTGTGGCTTGGCAGCCAGCTCGGCGGCGTCTTTGGGCTGATGACCGGCGCCACCATCGGCAACCTGTTTGCCGGCATCATGGCCTACAGCTTCTACCGGGCCGGCATGAACGGGCTGCGGACCCGGGATGGTTCAGCTAAAGCGTGACCGAAAGCCCTCGGGGACAGGCGTGACCTGTTTGTTGCGGTAGTCGAAAAAGACGAAGCCGTATTTCGCCAGCGCCACCGGCTGCCCGCTCCGGGCCTTGGTGACCCGGAACACGAAATCGCCGCCGTACTTGTTGAAATCCATGATGCCGACTTCAAACCGAAGCATCTCCGGAAAAAAGGATTCGGACTGATACATGGTCGCCAAGTCGGTGACGATGATACCGATGCCATCATGGCCGGCTTCCTCGATCCCGTACTCCACCAGAAACTGCGCCCGCGCCTCCGACAGCATGGAAATCAGGGCGTCGTTGCCCAGATGGTTGGCGCCATTGATGTCGGTGATTCGCACCGGCATCTGGGTCTCAAAGCAGAACACGTCGTCGGGGAAATCGAGTTTGATTCGGGCCACGGGGGCGTCCTTTCTGGCTGAGGGGAACGGGGCTGGCAGCATGATACGCATTTGCGCCCGACTGTTCATCCCGAGGTATATTCAGTTATCTTGACGCGATTGACCACTGATTGCCTAGCCTGAAGGATTGCCATGGATATTCGCCCGGCCGCAACACTGGCTCTGACCCGAGACACATCGAACGGCATCGAGGTGTTGCTGTTACAGCGCTCCTGGGAAGCCATTTTCCTGCCCGGTTACTATGTGTTCCCCGGCGGCGCCCTGGACCCGGAAGAATCTGACGCCCGGCGCCACACTGCGGGCCCCGGCGACACCCATGTCAGCCAGATCATGAGCCTGAGCGAGGGTGGGCAGGACTACATGCTCGCGGCGGTTCGGGAGTGTTTCGAGGAAGCCGGGATTCTGCTCGCGACAGACCGCACCGGACAACTCATCGCCGGTGACCATCCGGTGCACCAGGACCGGCGGGCCGTCATCCGGGGTGAGCAGCCCCTGGCCGAGCTGTGCCGGCGCCATCAACTGACGATCCCGCTGGATCGTCTGGCCTACCTGAGCCACTGGGTGACCCCTCCCGGGCCACCACGGCGCTTCGATACCCGTTTCTTTGTCACGGTGGCACCCGAAGATCAACCCGCCAGCCACGATGGCCAGGAAACCATTGATCACTTGTGGATAAGTCCGTCGCAAGCTCTGGACGACCACCGCGCCGGCACCCGGCTTCTGGGCCTGCCCACCCTGCGGACACTCAGAATCCTGAGCGATTTCGACACCACCAGCGCCCTCATGCGCTACGCCCATGCCAACCCGCCCGAGGCCAAACCCGAAGCGCCCTGGCCGGCCCTGCGCAAAGGCAAGCCGGTGATGCTCGAACCCGGCGCGCCGGCCTACGACGAAGCCGCCAAGCTGGACCCCGAAGGCGAAGGTTCCGTGAACGCCGAGATTCTCCCTGGCCGGGCGGTGGAAATTGCCGCCAGGGTCCGAAGGCTGACCGCCCCCAACGCGGGCATGATGACCGGGCCCGGCACCAACAGCTACATTCTGGGCCATGACCGGTTCACGGTGATCGATCCCGGCCCCGATGATCCGGCCCACATTCAGGCCATCCTGGAACTCACCGGCGGTCGTATTGACCGGGTGCTGGTGACTCACACGCATCAGGATCATTCGCCGGGCGCCAGCAGCCTGCGCCGGGAGACCGGGTGTATCGTAGCCGGCATGCCGGCCGCAGATGATGGCCTGCAGGACAGCGCATTCAGCGCCGACGAACAGCCGAGCCACGGCCAGGTTCTGGACACCGATGCCGGCCCCCTCAAGGTGCTGCACACCCCCGGCCATGCCTCGAATCATCTGTGCTTTCTGCTCACCGAGCAGCAGATGCTGTTCGCTGGTGACCACATCATGCAGGGCTCAACGGTGGTGATTAATCCGCCGGATGGCGATATGAAAGCCTACGTGGAATCGCTCTACGGCCTGCTCGCCGAGCCCATTCGCTATATTGCCCCGGGCCACGGCTTTCTGATGGCCCAGGCCGAGGCCGTGATCGATTATCTGATCACCCACCGCCTGACACGGGAACACAAGGTGGCCAGGGCGCTGAAAAACCTCGCGCCGGCGGACCTGAAAGCCCTGACGGCAACGGCCTACGACGATGTCCCTGCGGCGCTCCACGGCCTGGCGGCACGCTCGGCGCTGGCGCACCTGCTGAAACTCGAGGCCGAGGGCCGGGCCCACCAGCAGGGCAACCAGTGGCACAGCACCGGTCACACCTGAGCCACAGCCACACCGGAGCAAGCGTTACTTCTTGGCGATGATATACACCGCATGCACGATGCCGGGTATGTAACCCAGCAGGGTCAGCAGGATGTTGAGCCAGAAATGCTTGCCGATGCCCACCTGCAGAAACACCCCCAGGGGGGGTAACAAAATCGCAATCAAAATACGCAAAAGGTCCATATTCTTCGGTGCCTCCCCGGGCTATAACAGGGCCATTGGTTAAACCATAGCAGCTGTCCGCCGCACGGCCAGCCTGTTCGAATTCGTTGCCCGGCTTTTCATGAAAGTGGCATTAAAGCTTTGTCACAGCAGTATTCATGACCGCCAGGAGCACTCTATGCTTGAGCGCATTCTGTCGACCCGTGAGGACCTATGCTGTTACCCCGTCACCGAGCAATGACCTTGCTACGATCACTGCCTCTGACACTCCTGCTGGGCATGCCCGCCCAGGCACTGGCCACCCTGAATCCCGAGACCGAAGAACAGGATCGCCGGGCGTCGGTAATCAATGAACTGGAAGAAGACGAAAGCGTCGATGAAGTCGAACATTCGACGCAGCGCGGCGCGCCCAATACCGGCACGACGCCGGCCAACGCCGCGGCACAGCCTGATATCGGCATCTTGCCCAGTGGCCAGACACAGCCCTCAGCCCCAGACACCCCAGTGGCGGCCAATGTCGACCTGAACGATGTGGTGACCGCTCCCGAGAGCGAGCTGCTTGCCATGCAGCTGGATACCCTGCCCATGCCCCGGCCTGCGCAACCACTGGCTTTGCTCGGCAGCGAGGTATTACCGGGCACCTCGGCCCGGCTGGCCTGGTCGCCGGGCATCCAGATTCCCGGGCTGTCCCAGCCCACGCCGGTGCTGGCGGTCAACGGCATTCATGCCGGCCCCACACTGTGCCTGACGGGCGCCGTGCATGGCGATGAACTCAACGGCATCGAAATTGTAAGGCGCACCATCTACGACCTCAACGCGGAAGAATTGTCCGGTCGGGTGATCGGCGTTCCCATCGTCAACCTGCCAGGGTTCCAGCAGGGCAGCCGCTACCTGCCCGACCGCCGGGATCTGAACCGGCACTTCCCGGGCTCGCCGGATGGCAGCCTGGCGGACCGCATTGCGCACTCGCTGTTCGAGAACGTCATTCGCCATTGTGACATGCTGGTGGACATCCACACGGGCTCGCTCAAGCGCACCAACCTGCCGCAGCTGCGGGCCGACATGAACAACCCGGACGTGGCCACATTCACCCAGGGCTTCGACCGCATGGCGGTCGTGCACAGCTCCGGCTCCCCCGGCATGCTGCGCTCGGCGGCAGTGGCTGCAGGCATAGTGGCGGTCACGCTGGAAGCGGGTGAATCCCATCGTATTCAGGAGCATCAGATCGAGGCCGGCGTTAACAGCCTGACCAGCCTGATGGAAAAGCAGGGCATGACCTCGCGCATGTTTGTCTGGGGCGATCCGGAGCCGGTGTATTACGATTCCGACTGGATCCGCGCCCAGCACGGCGGCATCCTGTTCAGCGAAGTGGACCTGGGCGCCCACGTATCGGAGGGCGAAATCCTGGGCTACGTCGCCGATCCGATCACCAACGCCCAGTATCCCATTCGCGCCAACAGCAACGGTCGGGTGATCGGCATGGCCGTCGATCAGGTGGTGATGGCCGGCTTTGCCGCCTACCACATTGGTACAGAGGCAGAAATCCCGGCAGAGTAGTACCCTGTGCGTCTTTCGTAATATCCCCGACCTGAGAGGATTCGTGTGGCTTCGGAAAACGCCGGACTGCTGACCAACAAAACCGCGCTGGCCTATGTCGGGTTGGTGTTAACCCCCCTGTTCTGGGCCGGAAACGCGGTCGTTGCCCGTGGCACCGTCGAACAGATTCCGCCGCTGTCGATGTCGTTCTGGCGCTGGGTGATTGCCCTCGTCATTCTGTTGCCGCTCGGCCTGCCCGGGCTCTGGCGGCACCGGATGGTCATTGTGCAGCATATCGGCTCCATGCTGGCACTGGCCACCTTCAGCGTCGGCGCCTTCAATTCCCTGCTGTATTTTGCCGCGGTCAGCACCACCGCCACCAACATTGCCCTGATCAACGCCACCATCCCGATTTTCGTGGCATTGCTGGCCTGGTTGCTGCTGGGTGACCGCACCCGTCCGGTTCAGGTGCTTGGCATTGCCCTGGCCGTGCTGGGCATTCTGGTGGTGATATCCCGGGGCGACATCCACGTCCTGACCGGGCTGGACGCGCAGCCGGGCGACCTGATCATGGTGGCGGCGGTATTCAGCTGGGGGCTGTTTTCGGTGCTGCTGCGCCGGCAGGCTGTGCCGCTGCCCGCGCTCACCTTCCTGACCACCCAGATTCTGCTGGGCACGCTGGTGATTCTGCCGTTTTATCTGGTGGATCTGGTGTTCTTCTCCGGCGGTTTCGACGTGTCCGGCTCGACCGCATTACCCTTAATTTATTTTGCGATCTTTCCCGGAATTCTGGCGTATGGTTTCTGGAACCATGGCGTGCACCGCATCGGGCCGGCTCGAGCTGCTATCTTTATGTACCTGACCCCCGTCTATGCCACCGTACTGGCCAGTGTGTTTTTGAACGAGTCGCTGGGCCTGTTTCATGTGCTGGGCGGAGTGCTTATCCTGACAGGGCTGGTGCTGGCGACTCGCGTAGGCCGACGGGCGCCCGCCTACCTTCGTTCGGAGTGATTCAAGGAGGCCATCATGTCTGGCATCGTCGCTCGACCGTCTCTTCTTTTCGCCCTGCTGGCTGTGGTTGGCCTGGCAATGTCACCGCCTGTGCTGGCCGAACCCTGTGATCCGGATGAATCCGCCTGGGACGAAGCCCGTTATTACAAGGCCGGCACAGCGGTATTTCACAACAATGGCTGGTACGTAGCCCGCCAGGTCAGTGAGGGCAAGGAGCCAGGCATCAGCTTTGTCTGGAAAGCGCAGGATGAGGTGCCCGAATGCGACTCCGAACAGAAAGCCAAACAGGAATCCGCCGAAGCCACTGAGCCCGGACAACAACCCGCCGCACCGGCTCCGGGTGAAACCGCCCCCGGTATCTGTGAACGGCCGGAACAGTGGCGGTTTGCCGCGCAGTACGAACCGGGCAACCAGGTGATGCACGGCGGCATGGTCTGGGAAGCCATTGAAAATACCGCCGGTGATATGCCCGGCATGGATGAACCGCCGCTATGGCAGGCCGTGGAAGATCACTGCGCACTGAAGCTGAGTAACGACGGTCTCTGATCAACCCCGTGCCGTCAGGGCCGCGCCGATGCGATCCAGCACCTCAACCAGTACCGACCGGGGACAGCCCAGGTTCAGCCGCATGAAGCCAGAGCCCTGCTCGCCAAAGGTGATGCCGGGGTTCAGGCCAACACCCGCGTCGCGCACAAAGAAACGTTTGAGCTCGGTATCCGACATCGCCAGCCCACGACAGTCCAGCCACATCAGGTAGGTGGCTTCCGGCGCGGTACAGCGAATCCCCGGCAGAGTCTCCCGTACCCGCTGAGCCACGTAATCCCGGTTGGCTTGCAGATAATCCCGCAAGTCATCGAGCCAGGGCCCGCCTTCCCGATAGCCGGTTTCAAACCCGACCGCACTGAACGGATTGCAATGCAGCACATGCAATCGCTGGAATTCCGCCAGCATGGCTTTGCGGCAGGCTTCGTGCTCAATCACCAGGGCCGACAACCCCAGCCCCGGCAGATTGAAACTCTTGCTCGGCGCCACCGCAGTGACCAGCTTGTCCCCGGGCCTGGCCAGGGTTGCCAGCACGTGATGCCGGGGGCTGTCGGCGAAGGTCAGATCGCAATGGATTTCATCGGACAGCACCACCAGATCGTGGCGTCGGGCAATGTCCAGTACGGCTTCCAGGTCCTCCCGTGGCCAGATCCGTCCGACCGGATTATGGGGCGAACAGAGCATCAGAACTTTGGCCTCGGGCCTGGCGGCGCACTCTTCCAGATGCGCCAGATCCATCCGGTAATGTCCGGCGCCATCGCCGGAGGTTTCCTGTAGCAGCGGGTTCTCGATCACCGTGCGGCCGGTTTGCCGGATGGCGCTGAAAAACGGTGGGTACACCGGCGGCTGGATAATCACCCCCTCCCCCTCACCGGCAAACGCCAGACAGGCCGCGTGCAGCGACGGCACAACCCCGGGCACCATCAGCACCCACTCTTGCTTAATGGCCCAGTGATGACGGCTCTCGAACCAGTCCATCAGCGCCTGATAGAGGCTGTCCGGATACAGGGTGTAGCCATACACCGGGTGCTGGGCCCGCTCCACCAGAGCGCGGGTGACCGCCTCGGGCGCCGCGAAATCCATATCCGCCACCCAGACCGGGATCACATCCTCCCGCCCGAACACCGCTTTGCGGGCATCAAACTTCACCGCACAGGTCTGATCACGATTGATGGACTGATCGAACGGACTGCTCACTGACTGACTCCCTCTACCCACGGTGGATGCTCCGGCTGAAACTGCCGGTATTGTGGCCAGCGGCCGGCGCAGCCGCAACCATGACAGCCTGCCAGGTCGCAGTGGCAGCTCTACGGCTTTGGTCGAAGATCGCGCGTGAAGGCTTGCCGAGACAACTCAATACTTGCGAAGCTAATGGTTTTTGCGGTCGTTTACCCGCTTTTCGCCGGAGTTTCTGATGATTGCCCAGATCCTGTCCACCCTGTTGCCGGTGTTTCTGATCGCCGGTTGTGGCGCGCTTTACGGTCGTTATCGCACACCCGACATTCAGGGCCTGAATGTGCTCAATATGGAGCTCTTCGTGCCCATGCTGGTGTTTTCCGTACTGGCCGACCAGAAGGCACCGTTGCAGGACTACGCCCACCTCGCACTGGCGGGAACGGTCGTGGTGCTGGGCTCTGGCATCGTGCTCTATCCGCTGGCGAAGGCCCTGAAGCTCAACCTGAAGACCTTTCTGCCACCGATGATGTTCAACAACTCCGGCAACATGGGCATTCCCCTGCTGGTGTTTGCCTTCGGTGACGCCGCCCTGCCGGCGGCGATCGTGCTGTTCATTGTCGAGATGCTGCTGCACTTCTCCATCGGGTTGCACATGCTGGATCCGCACACGTCGATCCTCAAACGGCTGCGATTGCCCATCGTCTTTGCCAGTATTGCCGGGCTGACCGTCAATCTCGGCGGTGTCGCCCTGCCGGACTGGCTGCTGGAGACCCTGAACATGCTGGGCGGAGTGTGCATTCCGCTGATGCTGTTTGCCCTGGGTGTCCGAATGCTGGAGATTGATTTCAGCGACTGGAAACTGGGTATGCTCGGCGCCATCGCCTGCCCCGCCAGCGGACTGATTCTGGCCTGGCCGATGATTGAACTGCTGGAGTTACCGGGCCTGCAGGTGGCCTGCCTG includes these proteins:
- a CDS encoding DMT family transporter, translating into MASENAGLLTNKTALAYVGLVLTPLFWAGNAVVARGTVEQIPPLSMSFWRWVIALVILLPLGLPGLWRHRMVIVQHIGSMLALATFSVGAFNSLLYFAAVSTTATNIALINATIPIFVALLAWLLLGDRTRPVQVLGIALAVLGILVVISRGDIHVLTGLDAQPGDLIMVAAVFSWGLFSVLLRRQAVPLPALTFLTTQILLGTLVILPFYLVDLVFFSGGFDVSGSTALPLIYFAIFPGILAYGFWNHGVHRIGPARAAIFMYLTPVYATVLASVFLNESLGLFHVLGGVLILTGLVLATRVGRRAPAYLRSE
- a CDS encoding carbohydrate-binding protein, encoding MSGIVARPSLLFALLAVVGLAMSPPVLAEPCDPDESAWDEARYYKAGTAVFHNNGWYVARQVSEGKEPGISFVWKAQDEVPECDSEQKAKQESAEATEPGQQPAAPAPGETAPGICERPEQWRFAAQYEPGNQVMHGGMVWEAIENTAGDMPGMDEPPLWQAVEDHCALKLSNDGL
- the tpx gene encoding thiol peroxidase, which encodes MSKVTLDGNPIELSGHFPAPGEYAPPFTLTNSALEEVKLESWAGKRKILNIIPSIDTSVCATSTRKFNEQASNLGNTVVLVVSADLPFAASRYCGAEGLKNVVTLSTFRNYGVQEDYGVAIQEGPLAGLCSRAVVVLDENNRVLHSQLVPEIKDEPDYDAALEVL
- a CDS encoding MBL fold metallo-hydrolase, translated to MDIRPAATLALTRDTSNGIEVLLLQRSWEAIFLPGYYVFPGGALDPEESDARRHTAGPGDTHVSQIMSLSEGGQDYMLAAVRECFEEAGILLATDRTGQLIAGDHPVHQDRRAVIRGEQPLAELCRRHQLTIPLDRLAYLSHWVTPPGPPRRFDTRFFVTVAPEDQPASHDGQETIDHLWISPSQALDDHRAGTRLLGLPTLRTLRILSDFDTTSALMRYAHANPPEAKPEAPWPALRKGKPVMLEPGAPAYDEAAKLDPEGEGSVNAEILPGRAVEIAARVRRLTAPNAGMMTGPGTNSYILGHDRFTVIDPGPDDPAHIQAILELTGGRIDRVLVTHTHQDHSPGASSLRRETGCIVAGMPAADDGLQDSAFSADEQPSHGQVLDTDAGPLKVLHTPGHASNHLCFLLTEQQMLFAGDHIMQGSTVVINPPDGDMKAYVESLYGLLAEPIRYIAPGHGFLMAQAEAVIDYLITHRLTREHKVARALKNLAPADLKALTATAYDDVPAALHGLAARSALAHLLKLEAEGRAHQQGNQWHSTGHT
- a CDS encoding succinylglutamate desuccinylase/aspartoacylase family protein, with the protein product MLLPRHRAMTLLRSLPLTLLLGMPAQALATLNPETEEQDRRASVINELEEDESVDEVEHSTQRGAPNTGTTPANAAAQPDIGILPSGQTQPSAPDTPVAANVDLNDVVTAPESELLAMQLDTLPMPRPAQPLALLGSEVLPGTSARLAWSPGIQIPGLSQPTPVLAVNGIHAGPTLCLTGAVHGDELNGIEIVRRTIYDLNAEELSGRVIGVPIVNLPGFQQGSRYLPDRRDLNRHFPGSPDGSLADRIAHSLFENVIRHCDMLVDIHTGSLKRTNLPQLRADMNNPDVATFTQGFDRMAVVHSSGSPGMLRSAAVAAGIVAVTLEAGESHRIQEHQIEAGVNSLTSLMEKQGMTSRMFVWGDPEPVYYDSDWIRAQHGGILFSEVDLGAHVSEGEILGYVADPITNAQYPIRANSNGRVIGMAVDQVVMAGFAAYHIGTEAEIPAE
- a CDS encoding MATE family efflux transporter, producing the protein MTWPMLFGVLSLMTFQLADSAFIGQLGRDPLAALGFTLPMQQLIIGLQVGLGIATTAIISRTLGAGDELRAHRLGGLVITVGGALVLLLCLGLWLFQSRIMTALGAEAELLPMIRSYWVPFLISAWVGALLYFGYSVCRSHGDTKLPGYMMMATSLLNIALDPLYIFVFDWGLPGAAWATVTSFALGCLVIYPKILKRGWARFDLRQLALGRALKELNGIMAPAMVSQLMPPLSAMLATALVAGFGSAAVAAWGLGTRLEFFSIVVVLALTMSMPPMVGRMLGAGDIEQIRKLVRIGVRFVVVWQLAIGLIWLAASGLVSDLFTSDEQVQDILAGYLVRVPLSYAGLGVCMLMVSVCNALGLAMRALLVSTLRLFLCFLPLLWLGSQLGGVFGLMTGATIGNLFAGIMAYSFYRAGMNGLRTRDGSAKA
- a CDS encoding MalY/PatB family protein, coding for MSSPFDQSINRDQTCAVKFDARKAVFGREDVIPVWVADMDFAAPEAVTRALVERAQHPVYGYTLYPDSLYQALMDWFESRHHWAIKQEWVLMVPGVVPSLHAACLAFAGEGEGVIIQPPVYPPFFSAIRQTGRTVIENPLLQETSGDGAGHYRMDLAHLEECAARPEAKVLMLCSPHNPVGRIWPREDLEAVLDIARRHDLVVLSDEIHCDLTFADSPRHHVLATLARPGDKLVTAVAPSKSFNLPGLGLSALVIEHEACRKAMLAEFQRLHVLHCNPFSAVGFETGYREGGPWLDDLRDYLQANRDYVAQRVRETLPGIRCTAPEATYLMWLDCRGLAMSDTELKRFFVRDAGVGLNPGITFGEQGSGFMRLNLGCPRSVLVEVLDRIGAALTARG
- a CDS encoding YqaE/Pmp3 family membrane protein, whose amino-acid sequence is MDLLRILIAILLPPLGVFLQVGIGKHFWLNILLTLLGYIPGIVHAVYIIAKK
- a CDS encoding AEC family transporter is translated as MIAQILSTLLPVFLIAGCGALYGRYRTPDIQGLNVLNMELFVPMLVFSVLADQKAPLQDYAHLALAGTVVVLGSGIVLYPLAKALKLNLKTFLPPMMFNNSGNMGIPLLVFAFGDAALPAAIVLFIVEMLLHFSIGLHMLDPHTSILKRLRLPIVFASIAGLTVNLGGVALPDWLLETLNMLGGVCIPLMLFALGVRMLEIDFSDWKLGMLGAIACPASGLILAWPMIELLELPGLQVACLWVFAALPPAVLNYMVAEQYQQEPHKVASLVLLSNLGSLVVMPIVLGLVFAEGYI
- a CDS encoding thioesterase family protein is translated as MARIKLDFPDDVFCFETQMPVRITDINGANHLGNDALISMLSEARAQFLVEYGIEEAGHDGIGIIVTDLATMYQSESFFPEMLRFEVGIMDFNKYGGDFVFRVTKARSGQPVALAKYGFVFFDYRNKQVTPVPEGFRSRFS